TGGTCGGCGAGAACACCATCGCGCGTGGCCGGGCCAGCGTCCGGATGTACCGCGATCCGATCGCCACGGCCAACGAGTGGCGCGCCAAGGCCGAGGCCGAGAACCTGACCACCCGCGAACTCATCATCGAGGTCACCGGGCGGCAGAATTTCATCGGGTCCGCCGTCACGATCGCCGAGTCGATCAACCACCTGGTGCAGTCCGATGCCAGCGACGGTTTCATCCTGGTGCCCCACGTGACGCCGGGCGGCCTGGACCCGTTCGTCGACAAGGTCGTGCCGCTGCTGCAGGAACGCGGCGTGTTCCGGACCGACTACACCGGAACGACGCTGCGCGACCATCTCGGCCTGGCGCTGCCCGACCGGGGTGCCGAACCTGCCCGGGCGACCGGCTGATCGCCTTGGACCCTATGAGGTTTCGCGGGGATCGTCCGTGGGGGCCTCGCGGGGTTTCCACTCCCAGCTCGCTCCGGCGGTGAGAGTCCCGGGCTCCAGTTCGGTACGCCCGGCGTCGCGGACATGCACCGTCTGCTCGAGGATCTCGTGCGGCTTGCCGCCGATCACGATGACCGGATGGTCGTACTCGATGCCGTAGAGCTTGAGCGCCGCGTGGACAGCGTGCGCCGCGGCCTTGCCGCGGGACATCTTGGCGTTGGAGTTGATCCTGATGACCAGTCGCTTCTCCCCGTCGGACGTGGCCCCGTCAAGCTCATCGGCATCCATGCCACGAGACTAGATCTACGCCGTTGAACGGTGCTCGGCCGCCGCCACGGCCTCCCGCTCGGCGAGCCCGGCGAGCGCCTGCGGCAACGCACCCCGGTGCAGGACTCCGAGCCGCTGGGTGGCGCGGGTGAGCGCGACGTAGAGTTCGGCCGCACCGCGCGGCCCGTCGGCGAGGATCCGTTCGGGTTCGACCACGAGAACCGCGTCGAACTCGAGTCCCTTGGTTTCCGACGGCGGCACGGTTCCCGGCACATCCGGCGGGCCGATGACCACGCTGGTGCCTTCGCGCTCGGATTCCTCGGCGACGAATTCGGCGATGGCCGAGGCGATGTCGTCATCGGTCACCTGCCGCGCCCAGGGCGCCACGCCGCATGCGCGCACCGAATCCGGGGGCGTCGCATCCGGCGCGAACTCGGCGAGCACCGCGGCCGCGACGGACATGATCTCCGCGGGCGTGCGGTAGTTCACCGACAGTGACTTGTACACCCAGCGGCCCGGCACGTACGGCTCGAGCATCGCGCCCCATGACCGGGCGCCTGCCGGTGACCGTCGCTGTGCCAGGTCCCCCACGATCGTGAACGAGCGGCGCGGACAACGCCGCATGAGCAGTCGCCAGTCCATCTCCGAGAGTTCTTGCGCCTCGTCGACCACGACGTGCCCGTAGGTCCATTCGCGGTCGGCAGCCGCGCGCTCGCTGAGTTCCCGGTTGTCGCGCTCCATGAAGCGGTCGGCCAGTTCCTCGGCGTCGATGAGGTCCTGGGCCAGCAGGTGGTCCTCGTCGTCCATGAGGTCCTCGCGGTCCACCATGAGGTCGAGCACCCCGGCCGCGTAGGCCTCCTCTTCCTTGCGTTCACGCTCGGCGGCCTCGTCGGCCGCCTTGTTGCGGCCCAGCAGGTCGACCAGTTCGTCGAGCAGTGGCACGTCCGACACCGTCCACGCCTCACCGTCGGCGCGCCACAGGCACTCGGGCGCCCCGGCCGCGCGCAGCCGCTCATGCGACGTATACAGATGCGCGAGAACATCTTCCGGGGTGAGGATCGGCCACAGCGCGTCGAGCGCGGCATTGAACTGCTCATGGTCTTCGAGCTCGCCGACGACGTCGGCGCGCATCTGCTCCCACGCGTGCTTGTCGTCGCGCGTCAGCCAGCCCCGCCCGATGCGGGCGACAGCGCGCTCGGTCACCACATAGGTGACGACGTCGATGAACTCGGCACGGGCCTCGTTGTGCGGCAGACCGGTCTTGCGCGCCTCTTCACGGGCCCAGTTCGCGGTTTCCGCGTCGATGCGGACGGTGACGTCGGACAGGTCGATCGGTATCGGCTCGCCGGGCAGTTCCTGCCGGTCGGCCACCGCGGCCTTGAGCACATCGAGGATCTTCAGCGAGCCCTTGGCCGCGGCGGCTTCCGGGGTGTCCTCGGCGCTGACATGCAGACCTGGCACGAAATCGCCGGGCGTCATGAACACCGCGTCGGACTCGCCCAGCGACGGCAGCACCCGTCCGATGTGGTTGAGGAACGCCGGGGTCGGCCCGACGACGAGCACGCCGTGGCGCTCCATCTGCTTGCGATAGGTGTAGAGCAGATACGCCACGCGGTGCAGGGCCACCACGGTCTTGCCCGTGCCCGGACCGCCCTCGATCACCAGGACACCGGTGTGGTCGAGTCGGATGACCTCATCCTGTTCGGCCTGGATGGTGGCGACGATGTCGCGCATGCCCTCGCCGCGCGGGGCGTTGACGGCCGCGAGCAACGCGGCGTCGTTGGTGGCGTCGTGCTCGGCACCTGTGGGCCGCCCGAGGATCTCGTCGGTGAAATCGACCACCTTGCGGCCCAGGGTGTGAAATTGGCGGCGGCGGCGCATGTTCTCCGGGTTCGCCGCCGTCGCGACGTAGAACGGGCGTGCCATCGGGGCGCGCCAGTCGAGCAGCAGTGGCTCGAAGTCATTGTCACGGTCGAAGATACCGAGCCGCCCGATGTAGAGCTGTTCGTCGTCGAGGGTGTCCAACCTGCCGAAGCACAATCCGTTGTCGGCGACGTTGAGCCGGGCGATGTCCTTGGCCAGCGCCCGCACCTCGGCATCGCGTTCGACGGCGGTGCCGCCGTGCTCGCGCAGCGCGGCGCTGTATCTGCGCTGTGACTGCGCCCGTTCGGCGTCCAGCCGCGTGTAGAGCCCGGCGACGTAGTCGCGTTCGGACTGCAGTTCGTCCTCGTAGTCCCGACCTGACACGTATCCTCACACTCTCGAGTTCTGGCCTAGGCCAGCGATTTTGCGCCACCACCCCGGCCTTGCCGCAAGCCCCCGTGCCGACGGTATGGTGAAAGAGCAAGGGTACGCCGCCGCGGTCGGCGCGACGAATCGTCGAAAGATGGCGAGAAGCGCGAATACGCGACCAGAAGATCTCAGAGCTCGCGCAGCAGCGCCACGTCGGAGACCATGCGAATGTGTTCGGCCATCGCCAGGGCCGCCCCTTGCGAATCCTGCTTACGGATCGCATCGGCGATCCGCCGATGGCCTTCCAGCGACGCGCGGGGCCGGTTCTCCTGCGAGAGGGACTCGATGCGGGTTTCGCGGATCAGGCCCGCGATCTCGTGCATGAGCTTGGCGAGCAACGAGGAATGCGCCGCTGACGTGATCGCCTCGTGGAACATCTCGTCCCCGACCACACCACGTTCGCCGGCTTCGACTTCCTTCTCCATCGTGGCGATGGCCGCGTCGATAGCCGCCATCTCAGCGTCGGTTCGGCGCTGAGCCGCGAGTTCGGCCAGCTTGACCTCGAGCGCCTCGCGGGCCTCGATGATGTCGGGAATGCGGTCGGCGTGTTCACGCAGGGCCCGGATGGATCCCTCCTCGGTGGGCCGACGGATGAGGATCGCCCCGTCGCCGTGCCGCACGGACAGCACACCCTGCACTTCCAGAGCGACCAGCGCCTGGCTGAGAGATGCGCGGCTCACCCCCAGCTTGGCGGCCAGGTCACGTTCCGCGGGCAGTCGGTCCCCCGGCTCCATGTCGTTGTTGTAGATGTACGCGCACAACTGCTCGACGATGACCTCGTAGAGCCGCGGACGCGTTACCGGTCTCAGTTGCTCAGCCACTAGCTCACCCACTCTCTGAACCACACGATACCTGGCTCACCATGACAGATGACGTAGGACGACTCACACTCGAGTATTGACAGTGACCTGACCCACTGGTGTAATGGCTAGGCCAGTGCTCCACTGGCTCACCGCTCGCACGACGTTCGGAGTTCCCGATGCCGCTCGAACTGATTCCGATCCTTGCCCTCATAGCGATGTTCGCGGCGGCGACGCTGCTTCCCATCAACATGGGCACGCTCGGCTTCGTCGCCGCCTTCCTGGTCGGCACCATCGCCGTCGGCATGAACACCGACGACATCATCGCCGGGTTTCCCAGCGACCTGTTCCTGACGCTCGTCGGCGTCACCTACCTGTTCGCCATCGCACAGAACAACGGCACCGTCGACCTCATGGTCCGCGGCGCGTTACGCCTGGTCAGAGGGCGTGTGGCGTTCATACCGTGGGTGATGTTCGGCATCACCGCGGTCCTGACGGCGCTGGGCGCACTGGGCCCCGCCGCGGTCGCCATCATCGCGCCGATCGCGTTGACGTTCGCCCGCAAGTACCACATCAACGCCCTGCTGATGGGCATGATGGTCATCCACGGCGCCCAGGCCGGTGGTTTCTCGCCCATCAGCATCTACGGCGTCACGGTCAACAACATCGTCGCCAAGGCCGGCCTCCTCAACAGCCCACTGGCCCTGTTCCTCGGAAGCTTCTTCTTCAACGCCGGCATCGGCATACTCCTCTTCATCTTCCTGGGCGGCCGCAAACTGCTCGGGCAGACCACCGCGAGCTTCGACACCGCAGACGACGGTGAGGTCAACAACGGGACCGACGCCGACGGCAGCGCAGGTTCGGCGCAGAAGCCGTCCGGCGGCAGCCCGGTCTTCTCCGGACACGGCACCGCGGCATCGGCGGCCACGTTGACCGCACCTCCGAACACGCCGACGAGCCCACTGCCGCGGCGCGCGGCGTCCTTCGATCAGATTCTCACCCTCATCGGCCTCGGCGCCCTCGGGTTGTTCTCGCTGATTCTCGACCTCGACGTCGGATTCGTCGCGATGACCGTGGCCGCCGTCCTGGCCCTCGCCTCACCCAAGGCGCAGAAAGGCGCGGTGGCGCAGATCAGCTGGTCCACGGTGCTGCTGATCGGCGGCGTCCTGACCTTCGTGGGCGTCCTGCAGGAGGCAGGCACCGTCGAATGGGTCGGCAATGGCGTTGCGCAACTGGGCATGCCCCTGCTGGTCGCGCTGCTGCTGTGCTACCTCGGCGGTATCGTCTCGGCGTTCGCGTCCTCGACCGCGATCCTCGGAGCCACCATCCCGCTTGCGGTTCCGCTGCTGCTGGCCGGCGACATCGGACCGATCGGTGTCATCGTCGCCCTGGCGATCGCCTCCACCATCGTCGACGTCAGTCCGTTCTCGACCAACGGCGCACTCGTGCTCGCCAACGCCCAGGGGGTCGACCGCGACGTGTTCTACCGACAGATCCTGAAGTACAGCGGCCTGGTGATCGCGATCGGTCCGTTGGTGGCCTGGGCGGTCCTGGTCCTGCCCGGTTGGCTGTAGCCAGCGGCCGACTACCGACATCCACATAGACGAATCGACCCGAGGCGGGGATACCTCCTCGGGCATTCGTCGTATCCCGCTGCGATCGCCGAATTCGCTTGTGGCTCAAGTCACTTCACATTCTTGACGCACACTGTTGACTTCGATCGCCACCGGTGATGTGCTGAATTGGCTAGGCCACTGTGCCACCAATTCTCCAAGCCACATCCACCCACGGAGGCTCCCATGACAAACACCATCCACCCAGGCGACGGACCGCAGATGGCTCCGTCGGCCGGACCACTGGCCGATCTCACCGTCGTCGATCTGACCCGCGCCCTCGCCGGTCCGCACGCCGCGATGATGCTGGGCGATCTCGGCGCGGAGGTCATCAAGGTCGAGAACCCCGGCGGCGGTGACGACACCCGCGGCTGGGGACCGCCGTTCATCGAACCCGCTGGGGCGGAACGTGAATCGACCTACTTCCTGAGCGCCAACCGCAACAAGAAGTCGATCACCCTCGACCTCAAGGCCCCGACCGGCCGCGAGGCGCTGGCCGAACTCCTCCGCCGTGCCGACGTGCTCATGGAGAACTTCCGTCCCGGTGTACTGGACCGGCTCGGCTTCTCCGAGGAGGTGCTGCAGGAACTCAACCCGCGGCTGATCATCTTGTCGATCAGTGGTTTCGGCCACGACGGACCCGAAGCCGGCCGCGCCGGATACGACCAGATCGCCCAGGGCGAGGCGGGTCTGATGTCACTGACCGGGGCCAACCCCCATGATTTGCAACGCGTCGGAGTGCCCATCGCCGATCTGCTCGCCGGAATGTACGGCGCCTTCGGCGTTCTCGCGGCCCTCAACGAACGAGCCAGGACAGGGCGCGGGCAGGTGGTCCGAGCCTCCCTGCTGGCCGCAGTCGTCGGCGTCCACGCCTTTCAGGGCGCCAAATGGACCGTCGCCGGGCAGATCGGTGAGGCGACCGGTAACCATCACCCGTCGATCTGCCCGTACGGCCTGTTCGACACCGCTGACGGCGCCGTGCAGATCGCGGTGGGCAGCGAGGGCCTGTGGAAACGCTTCTGCGAGGGCTTCCACCTCGACGAGCACGCCCCAGGACTGGCGACCAACCCCGAACGCGTCGCCAATCAGAAACACGTCAACGACCTTGTCCAGAGCGTCTTCTCGCTATACGGCACCGATGAACTGCTCGACATCCTCGACGACATCGGTGTCCCGGCGGGACGAATCCGAAACCTGCGGGAAGTCTACGAGTGGGAACAGACCCGGTCGCAGGGCCTGCTCATCGACGTCGACCACGAAACCCTCGGAACCATCACCCTGCCCGGGCCGCCGTTGCGCTTCTTCGAGATCGGCGGGCCCGAGCGCACGCGCCGCAATCACACCGCGCCACCCGTGCTCGGCGCGGACAACCACCTGATCGACGAGTTGACGGCAGGCCGACGATGACCGGCGCGCACGACGCGATCGCCGCGGTGATCGACCACGGGTCATGGACGTCGTGGGACACACCGGTGGCCGATGCCGACGTCGACCCCGCGTACGCAGAGGACCTCGCGCATGCCCGCGTGGTCACCGGTCTCGACGAGGCCGTCATCACCGGTGCCGCCGCGGTGCGGGGTCACCGGATCGCCCTGCTCGCCTGCGACTTTCGATTCCTCGGCGGTTCGATCGGCATCGCGGCAGGTGAACGGCTCACCGCCGCGATCCGCCGCGCGACCGCGGAGCGGCTCCCACTACTGGCCCTGCCCACCTCGGGCGGCACCCGCATGCAGGAAGGCGCGGCGGCCTTCCTGCAGATGGTCAAGATCACCGCCGCCGTCGTCGACCACAAGGCCGCGCACCTGCCGTATCTGGTCTACCTGCGCCACCCCACCACCGGAGGCGTGTTCGCTTCCTGGGGGTCGTTGGGACACATCACGTTTGCCGCACCGGGTGCGTTGATCGGGTTCCTCGGTCCGCGTGTGTACCAGACGCTGTACGACACACCTTTCCCCGAAGGCGTCCAGACTGCCGAGAACCTCCAGGCATGCGGGCTGATCGACGGGGTACTGCCGCTGGAGCGGCTGTCCGAGGTGGTGGACCGGGCGTTGAGCGTCATGATGCGTGCGCGACAGACCACGCCCGCGCCTGCGACCGCGACTGTTCCGGTGTCGATCGACGTGCCTGCGTGGCAGTCGGTGTGCGCGTCACGGCGCGAGGACCGTCCCGGTGTGCGTGAACTCCTGCGGCACGCGGCCGGAGACGTCCTCGCTCTCAGCGGCACCGGGCAGGGCGAAACCGATCCCGGCCTGCTCCTCTCCCTGGCCCGCTTCGGGCATATGCCCTGCGTGGTGCTCGGGCAGGACCGGCGCGGGCAGACACCACAGACACCGCTCGGACCGGGGGCGTTGCGACAGGCCCGTCGCGGAATGCGCCTGGCCGCCGACCTGAACCTGCCCCTGGTCACCGTCATCGACACCGCCGGAGCGGCGCTGTCCCGCGAGGCCGAGGAAGGCGGGCTCGCCGGTGAGATCGCCCGGTGTATCGCCGAGATGGTGTCGCTTCCCGTGCCGACGGTCTCGGTGTTGCTCGGTCAGGGCACCGGCGGCGGCGCGCTGGCCCTGGTTCCCGCCGACCGGGTGCTGGCAGCCCAACACGGTTGGCTGTCCCCCCTGCCGCCCGAAGGAGCCAGCGCCATCCTGTACCGCGACACCGCTCACGCCGAGGAAATGGCCGAACACCAAGGCGTGCGCTCGACGGACCTGCTCGACCACGGCCTGGTCGACCGCATCATCGCCGAGCATCCCGATGCCGCGAACGAGCCGGTGACGTTCAGTCGCCGGATGGGTGCGGCCATCCACGCGGAGTTGTGGAAGCTCACCGGGGAAGACCCGGCGCGGCGTCTGGCCGAGCGAGCCTGCCGGTTCGACCGGATCGGGCGACGACGGCACGTCCTTGCGCAGGCGGGATGAGACCCGGGCGCCTCGCCACTCACAACAGGCCGAGCTTCTGCAGATCGGTGACGTACTTGACGATGATCGGTGCAGTCACATGCGGAATCTCGGAAACATTCGGGTACGCACCGATCTTCGCGCGACGCACCGCCGCCCGGAACCGATGCGTTGGCGCGAGTGACCCGCGGATCGGCTTCTCGGGGCGCTGATAGTTGTGCAGCAGCGGCAGCAGCGACGCCTGGCGTTGCGTGTCCGGCAGCGCGTGCAACGCCGTGTCGAAACGCCGCAGCCATTCGGCGTAGTCGGGAATGCGCTTGATCGGGTACCCCGCTTCGTCGATCCAGTCGACGAACTCGTCCAGACCGATGCCATCGTCATGCGGATTCATCACATGATAGGTCGAAAACCCGTGCGTTGCAGTCGCGCCCAGGGTGGTGATGGCCTCGGCGATGAACCCGACCGGCAGCCCGTCGTAGTGTGCGCGCTGCCGGTTCCCGTTCGCGTCGAGTTCGTAGAACGACCCGGGTGCGATACCGGTGGCGACGAGGCTCAATATCAGCCTGGTGAACATGTCGGGGACATTCAGCTGTCCCGCCCATGTGGTGTCGGCCAGGATCATGTCGCAACGGAACACCGTGACCGGCAACCCGCACCGGTCGTGGGCCTCGCGCAGCAGCACCTCGCCGGCCCACTTGCTGTTGCCGTACCCGTTGGCGTAGCTGTCGTCGATGGCGCGGACACCGCTGACGATCCGGATGTCGGCGTCCTCGGTGAACATCGACGGATCGATCTGATCACCGACGCCGATCGTCGACACATACGTGTAGGGCTTCAGTTTCGACGTCAGCGCGAGGCGGATCAGTTCGGCCGTGCCCACGACGTTGGGGCCGAACAACTCGCTGTACGGCAGCACATGGTTGACCAACGCCGCAGGGTCGACGATGACGTCGACGGTGTCGGCGAGTCGTCGCCAGGTGGCGCAATCCAACCCGAGCTGGGCCTCGCCCTTGTCCCCCGCGATGACCTGCAGATGCCGGTCGGCGAGATCGAGGTAATGGTGCAGCAGCCGGGGGTCCCCGCTGTCGAAGGTACGGTCCAATCGCTGCCGGGCCGATGCGTCGTCCCTGGCACGCACCAGGCAGATCACGGTGCCGCCGACCCGGCTCATCCGCTCCAGCCACTGCAGCGCCAGGTAACGCCCGAGGAAGCCCGTCGCACCCGTCAGCAACACGGTGCGCACGTCTGAGCTTGGCAATGCCCTTGTGGTGGTGAGGGTTTCGCCGTCGAGGAACTTCTCGAGCGTGAGGTCGGCGGCCCGCACTTCGGTGGCACCCGGGCCGTGTACCGACGCGAACGACGGACGGACCGCACCTGGCCGACGATGCGCCTCGACGTAATCCGCGATGGATCGCAGGTCCCCGGACGGGCTGACGATCACCCCCACCGGTACCTCGACACCGAAAATCTCCCGCAGCAGATTCCCGAACGTCAATGCCGACAGGGAATCCCCACCCAGATCGGTGAAGTGGTCCTCAGGCAGTACATCGTCGGTCGTGGGGCCGAGGAACGCGCCCGCGGCCCGGCAGACCGTCTCCACCACCGGGCGATCGGCACCGCCGCGCCGCAACGCCTCCAGTTCGTTGGCCTGGTTGGCCTCCAGTTCGGCGTAGAGCTCCTCGAGACGGACACCGTAGTGCGCCTTGAGGTTCGGTCGAGCCAGCTTACGGATGCCGGTCAGCAGGCCGTTCTCAAGAGTGAACGGCGTGGTTTCCACGATGAAGTCGCGTGGGATCTCATAGGACTGCAGCCCCACGGCTTTGGCGATGTCCTGCAGCGACGCGCTGATCGCGGCCTTCAACGCGGCCGGGTCCGTGCCGCTGTGCGCCAACGCGTGAGCGGTGGGGACGATGACCGCGAGCAGGTAGGCGCGGGCACTGTTGCCGTAGATGTAGATCTGGCGGATCAGCGGGCTGCTGCCGAACACCGCCTCGAGCTTGGACACCGTGACGAATTCACCCTGTGACAGTTTGAGCACATTGTTGCGGCGATCCAGGTACACCAACTGATCACGGCCGATCTCGGCGACCACGTCACCGGTGCGGTAGAAGCCTTCGGCGTCGAACACCTCGGCGGTGACCTCCGGGCGCTTGTAGTAACCCGGGAACATGTCGCGGGTCTTGACCAGCAGCTCACCTCGCGGATGCGGTTGGTCGGTGTGGAAATACCCCAGATCGGGCACATCGGCCAGCTTGTAGTCGATGACCGCCGGACGTCGTACGGTACCGTCGACCAAGACCATCCCGGCCTCCGTCGAACCGTAACCCTCGATGAGATGCAGATCGAGGAGCTCTTCGACGAACGCCTTGTTCTCCGCGGAGATCGGGGCCGAGCCCGTCATCGCAAGCACGTACCGACCTCCCAGCACACGCTGGGCCAATTCGGCCATGACCTCGGCTTCGACAGCGCTGCTGTCATTGCGCTCCGCCGCCCGGCGCCGCACCTCGCTCTGGAAGGTTCCGAACAGCATGTCCCAGACCCGCGGCACGAAGTTCAGCTCGGTGGGCCGCACGAGCGCAAGGTCCTCGTACAACGTCGAAAGGTCGCTGCGGGCCGTGAAATAGGCAGTGCCGCCGTGTCCCAGCGTTCCGTAGAGGATGCCGCGCCCCATCACGTGGCTCATCGGCATGAAGTTCAGCGTGATGGACGGCTCGGCCGTCGAGCCGCCCCAGTTCCAGCGCGATCGACGCCAGAAGTTCGCCACCAGACGTTCGGGGTACATCGCCCCTTTCGGTGCGCCCGTGCTGCCCGAGGTGTAGATGAGCAGCCGCAGTGGATCCTCTTCGTCGACGACGGGATACGGCTCCTCTGATGCCGATCGCCCTCGTTCGAGCAGATCGGCCAGGGACTCGACGACCACCGGGGCACCCGCATCGGCCAGCCGTCGACGCGCACGCTGCAGTGCGTCGCGCTGGTCGTCCACCGCGGGGCGGTGATCGAAGACGACGAGACTGGTCGGCGTGTGCCCGGTGAGCACCAGCTCGACGGCGGTGTCCAGATCGCCGATGCTCGACGCGAACACACGGGGTTCGGTTTCGGCGACGATGGGGCGGAGCTGGCTGACCGGCGCGCTTGTCTGCAGCGGGACACCCACCGCGCCGAGGGACATCGTCGCCATGTCGATGACTGCGTAATCGGCACTGGCGAAGCCCAATACGCACACCCGATCGCCGGGCCGCACGTCCGACAGTGCGCGGGTCACCGCGGCAACCCGCCGGGACAATTCGCGATAGGTGATGGTGTCGAACCGCGGCAGCAGTTCGGCGGTCGTCCGACCGGTCACCGGGTCCTCGACCAACTCGACCGCCCGCTCCCCGATC
This genomic window from Mycolicibacterium goodii contains:
- a CDS encoding FadR/GntR family transcriptional regulator is translated as MAEQLRPVTRPRLYEVIVEQLCAYIYNNDMEPGDRLPAERDLAAKLGVSRASLSQALVALEVQGVLSVRHGDGAILIRRPTEEGSIRALREHADRIPDIIEAREALEVKLAELAAQRRTDAEMAAIDAAIATMEKEVEAGERGVVGDEMFHEAITSAAHSSLLAKLMHEIAGLIRETRIESLSQENRPRASLEGHRRIADAIRKQDSQGAALAMAEHIRMVSDVALLREL
- a CDS encoding SLC13 family permease gives rise to the protein MPLELIPILALIAMFAAATLLPINMGTLGFVAAFLVGTIAVGMNTDDIIAGFPSDLFLTLVGVTYLFAIAQNNGTVDLMVRGALRLVRGRVAFIPWVMFGITAVLTALGALGPAAVAIIAPIALTFARKYHINALLMGMMVIHGAQAGGFSPISIYGVTVNNIVAKAGLLNSPLALFLGSFFFNAGIGILLFIFLGGRKLLGQTTASFDTADDGEVNNGTDADGSAGSAQKPSGGSPVFSGHGTAASAATLTAPPNTPTSPLPRRAASFDQILTLIGLGALGLFSLILDLDVGFVAMTVAAVLALASPKAQKGAVAQISWSTVLLIGGVLTFVGVLQEAGTVEWVGNGVAQLGMPLLVALLLCYLGGIVSAFASSTAILGATIPLAVPLLLAGDIGPIGVIVALAIASTIVDVSPFSTNGALVLANAQGVDRDVFYRQILKYSGLVIAIGPLVAWAVLVLPGWL
- the car gene encoding carboxylic acid reductase, encoding MSIDPRQERLAHRIAELYAIDTQFADARPIDAVTAAIEQPQMRLHQIIGTVLDAYADRPAIGERAVELVEDPVTGRTTAELLPRFDTITYRELSRRVAAVTRALSDVRPGDRVCVLGFASADYAVIDMATMSLGAVGVPLQTSAPVSQLRPIVAETEPRVFASSIGDLDTAVELVLTGHTPTSLVVFDHRPAVDDQRDALQRARRRLADAGAPVVVESLADLLERGRSASEEPYPVVDEEDPLRLLIYTSGSTGAPKGAMYPERLVANFWRRSRWNWGGSTAEPSITLNFMPMSHVMGRGILYGTLGHGGTAYFTARSDLSTLYEDLALVRPTELNFVPRVWDMLFGTFQSEVRRRAAERNDSSAVEAEVMAELAQRVLGGRYVLAMTGSAPISAENKAFVEELLDLHLIEGYGSTEAGMVLVDGTVRRPAVIDYKLADVPDLGYFHTDQPHPRGELLVKTRDMFPGYYKRPEVTAEVFDAEGFYRTGDVVAEIGRDQLVYLDRRNNVLKLSQGEFVTVSKLEAVFGSSPLIRQIYIYGNSARAYLLAVIVPTAHALAHSGTDPAALKAAISASLQDIAKAVGLQSYEIPRDFIVETTPFTLENGLLTGIRKLARPNLKAHYGVRLEELYAELEANQANELEALRRGGADRPVVETVCRAAGAFLGPTTDDVLPEDHFTDLGGDSLSALTFGNLLREIFGVEVPVGVIVSPSGDLRSIADYVEAHRRPGAVRPSFASVHGPGATEVRAADLTLEKFLDGETLTTTRALPSSDVRTVLLTGATGFLGRYLALQWLERMSRVGGTVICLVRARDDASARQRLDRTFDSGDPRLLHHYLDLADRHLQVIAGDKGEAQLGLDCATWRRLADTVDVIVDPAALVNHVLPYSELFGPNVVGTAELIRLALTSKLKPYTYVSTIGVGDQIDPSMFTEDADIRIVSGVRAIDDSYANGYGNSKWAGEVLLREAHDRCGLPVTVFRCDMILADTTWAGQLNVPDMFTRLILSLVATGIAPGSFYELDANGNRQRAHYDGLPVGFIAEAITTLGATATHGFSTYHVMNPHDDGIGLDEFVDWIDEAGYPIKRIPDYAEWLRRFDTALHALPDTQRQASLLPLLHNYQRPEKPIRGSLAPTHRFRAAVRRAKIGAYPNVSEIPHVTAPIIVKYVTDLQKLGLL
- a CDS encoding acetyl-coenzyme A carboxylase carboxyl transferase subunits beta/alpha → MTGAHDAIAAVIDHGSWTSWDTPVADADVDPAYAEDLAHARVVTGLDEAVITGAAAVRGHRIALLACDFRFLGGSIGIAAGERLTAAIRRATAERLPLLALPTSGGTRMQEGAAAFLQMVKITAAVVDHKAAHLPYLVYLRHPTTGGVFASWGSLGHITFAAPGALIGFLGPRVYQTLYDTPFPEGVQTAENLQACGLIDGVLPLERLSEVVDRALSVMMRARQTTPAPATATVPVSIDVPAWQSVCASRREDRPGVRELLRHAAGDVLALSGTGQGETDPGLLLSLARFGHMPCVVLGQDRRGQTPQTPLGPGALRQARRGMRLAADLNLPLVTVIDTAGAALSREAEEGGLAGEIARCIAEMVSLPVPTVSVLLGQGTGGGALALVPADRVLAAQHGWLSPLPPEGASAILYRDTAHAEEMAEHQGVRSTDLLDHGLVDRIIAEHPDAANEPVTFSRRMGAAIHAELWKLTGEDPARRLAERACRFDRIGRRRHVLAQAG
- a CDS encoding CaiB/BaiF CoA transferase family protein, whose product is MTNTIHPGDGPQMAPSAGPLADLTVVDLTRALAGPHAAMMLGDLGAEVIKVENPGGGDDTRGWGPPFIEPAGAERESTYFLSANRNKKSITLDLKAPTGREALAELLRRADVLMENFRPGVLDRLGFSEEVLQELNPRLIILSISGFGHDGPEAGRAGYDQIAQGEAGLMSLTGANPHDLQRVGVPIADLLAGMYGAFGVLAALNERARTGRGQVVRASLLAAVVGVHAFQGAKWTVAGQIGEATGNHHPSICPYGLFDTADGAVQIAVGSEGLWKRFCEGFHLDEHAPGLATNPERVANQKHVNDLVQSVFSLYGTDELLDILDDIGVPAGRIRNLREVYEWEQTRSQGLLIDVDHETLGTITLPGPPLRFFEIGGPERTRRNHTAPPVLGADNHLIDELTAGRR
- the helR gene encoding RNA polymerase recycling motor ATPase HelR — translated: MSGRDYEDELQSERDYVAGLYTRLDAERAQSQRRYSAALREHGGTAVERDAEVRALAKDIARLNVADNGLCFGRLDTLDDEQLYIGRLGIFDRDNDFEPLLLDWRAPMARPFYVATAANPENMRRRRQFHTLGRKVVDFTDEILGRPTGAEHDATNDAALLAAVNAPRGEGMRDIVATIQAEQDEVIRLDHTGVLVIEGGPGTGKTVVALHRVAYLLYTYRKQMERHGVLVVGPTPAFLNHIGRVLPSLGESDAVFMTPGDFVPGLHVSAEDTPEAAAAKGSLKILDVLKAAVADRQELPGEPIPIDLSDVTVRIDAETANWAREEARKTGLPHNEARAEFIDVVTYVVTERAVARIGRGWLTRDDKHAWEQMRADVVGELEDHEQFNAALDALWPILTPEDVLAHLYTSHERLRAAGAPECLWRADGEAWTVSDVPLLDELVDLLGRNKAADEAAERERKEEEAYAAGVLDLMVDREDLMDDEDHLLAQDLIDAEELADRFMERDNRELSERAAADREWTYGHVVVDEAQELSEMDWRLLMRRCPRRSFTIVGDLAQRRSPAGARSWGAMLEPYVPGRWVYKSLSVNYRTPAEIMSVAAAVLAEFAPDATPPDSVRACGVAPWARQVTDDDIASAIAEFVAEESEREGTSVVIGPPDVPGTVPPSETKGLEFDAVLVVEPERILADGPRGAAELYVALTRATQRLGVLHRGALPQALAGLAEREAVAAAEHRSTA